TGTGCGGCCGCATCGGCTCGCGGCCGAAGCCCTTGCGCTTGCCGATGACGAGCACGAGGGCGAGGGCCGCCGCGCCGGCGTTGATGTGGACGGCCGTGCCGCCCGCGAAGTCGATGGCGCCGAGGCGGTTGGCGATCCAGCCGCCGACGACGCCCGCGTCCTCGTTGTCGAAGGCGAAGACCCAGTGGGCGACCGGGAAGTAGACGAGCGTCGCCCAGATGCCGGCGAAGACCATCCACGTGGAGAACTTCACGCGGTCGGCGATGGCGCCGGAGATGAGCGCGACGGTGAGGATCGCGAAGACCATCTGGAAGGCGACGAAGGCCATCGTCGGGAAGGGGACGCCGGACTCCTCGGCCAGGAGGCCGGAGAGGGCGAAGAACTCGGTCGGGTCGCCGATCAGGCCCCCGCCGACGTCGTTGCCGAAGGCCACGCTGTAGCCGTACAGCACCCACAGGACGCTGATGAGCCCCAGCGCGCCGAAGCTCATCATCATCATGTTGAGGACGCTCTTCATGCGGACCATGCCGCCGTAGAAGAGCGCGAGCCCCGGGGTCATGAGCATCACCAGCGCGGCGCTGGTGAGGATCCAGGCGGTGTCGCCGGTGTTCTCCACTCGTCCTCCTCGGAAGGGGTGCCGGCCCCGCGGGACCGGTGCGCCGTGCGGCGCGACGAGGAGGACCGTCCCGGCGCGGCGTTACGCCGCGCCACGGGGCGTGTTACGGGCAGGTGTCGTGGTGGGCCCGCACGTAAGACCTGCGTGAACGCCGCGACGCCCCCGGGTCGCCGCGGGGCGGTCCGGGGGCGTCGCAAGGGCGTCGCAGGGGCGGCCGTGCGGCGGCCGGGGGGCCGTCAGCCCTGCTCGCGCAGCAGCTCCCGCACCGACGAGCGGCGGTCCGTGCGCAGCAGCGAGCGCTCGTAGAGGCGCGCGCCCACCCGCACGAGGACGACGGCGGCCAGCAGCACGAGCCCCGCGGACAGCAGGGGCTCCCACCACGCCGCCTCGCCGGCGACGAGGCGCGTCGGCATCGCCACGGTCGAGGCGATCGGCACGTAGGACGCCACGACGAGGACCCACCCGCTGCCGAAGATCCCGGCGTAGAAGGCGGCGAGCAGCGCGACGAGCAGCGGCGTCGTCGTGGCCTGGAGGTCCTCCGTGCGGGTGGCGACCGAGCCGGCGACGGCCCAGACGCAGGCGAGCGCCACGAACCCGAGGACGAAGAAGAGGACGAACCACAGCACCGGGGCCCCCACCGCGGCGAGCAGCGCGCCGTTGCCCGTGACGGCGAGGCCCACCAGCACGACGCCGGCGAGCACGGCCACCTGCGCCAGCGCCAGCGCCCCGTTGGCGACGACCTTCCCGAGCAGGAGCGCCCGCAGCGGCACGACCGCCGCGAGGATCTCGACGACCCGGCTCTGCTTCTCCTCGACGACGCTCTGGGCGATGGCCATGCCGAACTGGATGGCCACGAGGTAGAAGAGGAAGCCGAAGACGAGCGGGGCCAGCGTCGTCGCGACGGGGTCGGCCTCGGACGGGTCGAGCAGCCGCTCGGTGACGTCGGCCCCCGCGAGGAGGGCCTCGGGCGTCGTCCCGGCCGCGGCCGCGCCGCGCTCGAGGGCGTCGCGCTCGGCGGCGACGGGCACGAGCGAGGAGAGCGCCCCGCCCACCTCCTCGTCGCCGACGAGCTCCAGCCCCTCGCCCGTGGCCGCCGGCAGCAGCGCGGCGTCGACGTCGCCCGCCGCGACGGCGGCCTCGGCGGCCGCCTCGTCCGGCACCTCGACGACCCGGAGCTCCTCGTCGGGGCCGAGGAGCGCCCCGGTCGTCGTCGCCACGGCCGCGGCGCGGTCGTCGCCCGCGACGACGGCCAGCTCGGTGGTGGACGTCCGCCCGCCGAGCACGGCGCCGGCCACGACGCCCGCGACCGAGAGCACGAGGAGGACGACGAAGGAGCCGACGAAGACCTTGTCGCGCAGCTTGACGAGCAGCTCGCGCTGCGCGACGACGCGCCAGGCGCCCCTCGCGGACGTGCCCTGCGCCGACGGGCGCCCGGCGGGCGGGCGGGCCCCGGTGGCGGTGGTGGTGGGCGTGCTCATCGGACGACCTCCCGGAAGACCTCGGACAGGGGCGGCACGTCGGGCGCGAAGGCCCGGACGGGGCCGCGGCGCAGCGCCTCGGCGAGGACGTGCTGCTCGGCGCCCGGCTCGTCGACGCCGAAGAGCGCCCGGGGGCCGTCGACGTCGAGGACGCGGACGCCCGGGACGGCGCGGAGCCAGCCCAGGTCGCCGCCGTCGGCGGACGAGCCGGGGTCCACCTCGAGGCGGACGCGCTCGCCGCCGCGGGCGCGGAGCTCCGCGACCGTCCCGGCGGCGACGCGACGGCCCTGCGCGAGGACGACGACGTCGTCGCACAACCGCTCGACGAGGTCGAGCTGGTGGGAGGAGAAGAGGACGGGCACCCCGCGGGCGACCTCCTCGCGCAGGAGCCCGGCCATGGCGTCGACCGCGAGCGGGTCGAGGCCGCTGAAGGGCTCGTCGAGCACGAGCGCCGTCGGGCCGTGGACGAGCGCGGCCGCGACCTGCACCCGCTGCTGGTTGCCGAGCGAGAGGCTCTCGAGCTTGTCGTCGGCCCGCCCGGCCAGGTCGAGCCGCCCCAGCAGCTGCTCCACGGACGTCCGGGCGGCCGCGGCCGCCATGCCGTGCAGCCGCCCGAGGTGGACGAGCTGCTCGGCCACCCGCTGCTTCGGGTAGAGCCCTCGCTCCTCCGGCATGTAGCCGACGTCGCGCCGGTCGGCCGCCGTCATGGGACGCCCGTCCCACAGCACCTCGCCGGCGCTCGGCGCCAGCACGCCGAGGAGGATCCGCATCGTCGTCGTCTTGCCCGCGCCGTTCGCGCCGACGAAACCGGTCATGCGCCCGGCGCGTACGTCGAGGTCCACCCCGTCGAGCACGGTCGCGTCGCCGAACCGCCGGGTCAGGCCCCTGGCCTGGAGCACCGCCTGCACGCGTGCCTCCTCCTCGTCGCCCTCCGCGGGGCCCGGACCGGCCCGCTCCCCGGGACGCTAGGAGCAGCAGCGCCCCCCGCGCGTCCGCCACGACGCCGACAGGCTTCTCCGCCGTGCGGCGGACGGGGCCGCCCCGGGGGTCGGACGGGGGGTCAGCCGCCGTCGTCGCCGGGGCGGACGAGGCCGCTCTCGTAGGCGAGGACGACGGCCTGCACCCGGTCCCGGACGCCGAGCTTGAGCAGCACCCGCGAGACGTGCGTCTTGACGGTCGCCTCGCCGAGGAAGAGCTCCGCGGCGATCTCGGCGTTCGACAGGCCCCGCGCCAGGAGGACGAGGACGCCCCGCTCGCGCTCGGTGAGGTCGGCCAGCAGCTCGGGCCGGAAGGCCGCGCCGGACGGCGCCGCGAAGCGCTCCACGACCCGGCGCGTCACCTCCGGCGCGAGGAGCGCGTGCCCGCGGGCCACCGCCCGGACGGCGGCCACGAGGTCGTCGGGGTCGGCGTTCTTGAGGAGGAAGCCGGAGGCGCCGGCGCGCAGGGCGGCGAACAGGTGCTCGTCGCTGTCGAAGGTCGTGAGGACGACGACCCGGCCGGTGCCCGCGGCGACGACCCGGGCCGTCGCGGCGATGCCGTCGAGGCCGGGCATCTGGACGTCCATGAGGACGACATCGGGCCGCAGCCGCGCCGCCTCGGCGACGCCGTGGGCCCCGTCGGCGGCCTCGCCGACGACCTCGAGGTCGGGCTCCACCTCGAGGATCATCCGGAAGCCGCCGCGCACGAGCGCCTGGTCGTCGACGAGCAGGACGCGGGTGGTCCCGGCGTCGGCGCTCACGCGGGCACCCCGGGACGGGCGGCGGCGTCGCCGACGGCCCGGTCGACCGGACCGGCGGCGCGGACGAGCGGGTAGCGCGCGAGCACCCGGTAGCCGCCGCCGGGCCGTCGCCCGGTCTCCACGGCGCCGCCGACGAGCGCCGCCCGCTCGGCCATGCCGCGGTGCCCGAGCCCCGAGCCGGAGGTGCCGGTGCGGGCGGGGCCGTCGTCGACGACCTCCACCTCCACGTGCCCGGGCGTGGCGCCGTCGGCGGCCACCCACCGCACGACCACGCGGGCGCCGGCCGCGGCGGAGTGCCGGACGACGTTGGCGAGCGCCTCCTGGACGAGCCGGTGCACGGTCGTCCCGGTCGTCGCCGGCAGCGTCGCCGGCGTCCCGACCACCGCGAGCCGGACGTCGAGGCCGCGGGCGCGCACCTCCTCGACGAGGGCCGGGAGGTCCTGCGCCGACGGCTGCGGCCGCTCCGGGGCCGGGGCCGGCCCGTCGCCCGCCCGGGCGCCCTCGCCGGGGTCGCGCAGGACCCCCAGCAGGTCGCGCATCTCGGCGACGGCGTCCCGGCTGGACCCCTCGACCTGCCGCAGGGCGCCCGTCGCCCGGGCCAGCGCCGCCTCGTCGGCCGGCCCGCGCTCGAGGACACGTCGGGCCGCGGCGGCCTGCACGCCCGTCGTGCTGACGTGGTGGGCGACGACGTCGTGCAGCTCGCGGGCGATGCGCAGGCGCTCGGCCACGACGGCGGCCCGGGCGGTGCGCCCCTGCTCCCGGCGCAGCTCCGCGGCGGTGCGGGCGAGAGCGTCGCGGTCCCGCGCCGCGCGCCACAGCGCCCGCCCGCCGAGGAGCGCCCCGGCGAAGTAGAGGACGTTGATGAGCGCGGTGAGCCCGACGAGCGCGGACGACGTCGCGGGCACGTCGGCGGGCAGGAGCACCACGCGCAGGAGGTACCAGCCCGCCATCGCGACGAGCACGACGACCCACACGCCCGCGAGCCGCCGCCGGTCGCGGGCCCACGCCGTCCCCGAGAGGAGGACGAGGAAGAGCGTGAGGTTGAGGGTGAAGGTCGAGGCCGAGGCGGGGTACCGCTCCCCCAGGCCGATGAAGGCGCCGGCCGAGACGACCATCGCCGTGAGGGGCAGGCGTCGCCGCACGGCCAGCGGCAGCGCGACGAGGACGGTCCACGCGACGTCCTCGACGCGGCCGGGCACCTCCTGGGGCAGCTGCGCCGCCATCCCCGCCACGGCCCGGGTCAGCTCGAGGCCGAGGACGCAGGCGAGGACGGCGACGGCCGCGTACCCGGCGTCGACGAGGAGCCCGCGGCGGCCGGGGGCGGGGCGCACCCATGCGGCGGCCGCGGGCGCCCCCGGGGGGACGTCCGCGGCCGGTGCCGCCGCGGGCCGCGCCACGCCGGGCCTCAGGCGAGCAGCGCGTCGACGAAGGCGCGGGGCTCGAAGGGCGCCAGGTCGTCGGCGCCCTCCCCGAGCCCGACGAGCTTGACCGGCACGCCGAGCTGGCGCTGCACGGCGACGACGATCCCGCCCTTGGCGGTGCCGTCGAGCTTGGTGAGGACGATGCCCGTCACCTGCACGACCTCGGAGAAGACCTTGGCCTGCTGCAGGCCGTTCTGGCCGGTCGTCGCGTCGAGGACGAGGAGGACCTCGTCGACGCCCCCGGCGCCGTCGAGCGCCTTCTCCGCGACGCGCTTGACCTTGCCGAGCTCGTCCATGAGCCCGGCCTTGTTCTGCAGCCGGCCCGCCGTGTCGAGGAGGACGACGTCGACCTCGCCCTCGCGGCCCGCGCGGACGGCGTCGAAGGCCACCGAGGCCGGGTCGGCGGAGTCCCCGGGGGCGCGGACGGTCGGGACGCCGACGCGCTCGCCCCACGTCTGCAGCTGGTCGGCCGCGGCGGCGCGGAAGGTGTCGGCCGCGCCGAGCAGCACGTCCTTGTCCTCGGCGACCAGCACGCGGGCGAGCTTGCCGACGGTCGTCGTCTTGCCCGTCCCGTTGACGCCGACGACGAGGACGACCGCGGGACGGCCGTCGTGCGGGGTCACCGCGAGGGAGCGGTCGACGTCCTCGCCGACGACGGCGAGCAGCTCCTCGGCGAGGAGCTCGCGGACGGCGTCGGCGTCGCGGGTGCCGAGGACGCGGACGCGCTCCCGGAGGCGCTCGACGAGCTCCTCGGTGGGGCCGGCGCCGAGGTCGGCGAGCAGGAGGGTGTCCTCGACCTCCTCCCACGTCGCCTCGTCGACGCGCTCGCGCGAGAGCAGGGCGAGCAGGCCCTGGCCGAGGGCGGTGTTGGAGCGGGAGAGCCGCTCGCGGAGGCGGACGAGGCGGCCGGCCGCGGGGGCCGGGCGGTCGAGGTCGGGGCCCGAGGCCTCCGCCACGACGTCGGCCGGCGGCAGCGGCGTCTCGGAGGCGTCGACGGCGTCGAGCGGGGGGAGCTGCTCGACGGTGCGGGTGGCGCTGTCGCGCGGGTCCTGGGCGTCGTCGCCGACGCCGGGCGCGTAGTCCAGGCCCGGCCGCGGCCGCGGGGGCGGCAGCTCCTCGACGTCCTTGCCGCGCGCCCGGCGCACGAGGGCGAGGGCGCCGCCGCCGATGACGACCAGCGCGGCGACCGCGATCCCGATGATCAGCTCGATGGCTTCCACGGGCCGATCCTCCCAGACGGGCGCCGCCCGTCCCGCGCCTCAGCCGGCGAGGCGGTCGCCCTCCCCGGCGGCGTCCCCGCCGCCCGCCGGCGGACGTCCCGACGCCGCCCGGCGGGCCGCCGCCCGCCGACGCGCCTCGGCCGCCAGCCGGCCCGAGCGCTCGGCGGCGCGGTCGAGGACGGGCGCCGCGACGTCGAGCGCCCGGTCGGCGGCGGAGGTCGCCGAGCGCCGGGCCCGCTCCCCCGCGGCCTCGACCCGGGTCATGCCGGCGTCGACCGCCCGGCCCGTCCGGTCGTCGTCCCGGCGCCGCTGCGACATCGGCCCCCACGCCGCCACGGCGACGACGACGAGCCCCACGACGACGGCGAAGAGCATGTACGCGAGCACCACGGCCAACCCACCCCACGTCATGCACGAAGCGTCACCCATGGACGACGTTCCGTCATGGCGGCGGGGCCCGTCCCGGCGTGTCGTCATCGAGTCGAGACGTCCCCGACACCTCGCGGCCACGTGCCCGCCGGGGCGGGGGCGCCGGGGTCAGGCGGGCGCGACCTCGCGGAGGCGCTGGCTGACGACGGTCGTCACGCCGTCGCCGCGCATCGTCACGCCGTAGAGGGCGTCCGCGACCTCCATCGTCCGCTTCTGGTGGGTGATGACGAGGAGCTGGCTCGAGGCCCGCAGCTCCTCCAGCACGCCGAGGAGGCGGCCGAGGTTCGTGTCGTCGAGCGCGGCCTCGACCTCGTCGAGGACGTAGAAGGGGCTCGGGCGCGCGGTGAAGATGGCCACGAGGAAGGCGACGGCGGCCAACGAGCGCTCGCCGCCCGACAGCAGCTGCAGGCGCTTGACGCGCTTCCCGGCGGGACGGGCCTCGACGTCGATGCCCGTCGTCAGCATGTCGTCCGGGTCGGTGAGCACGAGCCGCCCCTCGCCGCCGGGGAAGAGCCGGGAGAAGACGTGCTCGAACGCGGCCGCCACGTCGGCGTAGGCCTCGGCGAAGACCCGCTGCACGCGGGCGTCCACCTCGGCGACGATCGCGAGGAGGTCCTGCCGCGAGCGCGTGAGGTCGTCGAGCTGCTCGACGAGGAAGGCGTGACGCTCCTCGAGCGCCGCGAACTCCTCCAGGGCCAGCGGGTTGACCCGTCCGAGCCGGGCGAGCGCCCGCTCGGCCTTGCGGAGGCGGTCCTCCTGCTCGGCGCGGACGTACGGACGCGTCTCGACCGGGGGCTCGTCGGCCTCGTCGGTCCCGTCCGTCGTGGCGGGGGGCTCCCCGTCCGCGGCCTCCCCGCCGTCCGTCACGGCACGGGCGGGCGGCGCGGTGTCGGGCACGACGACGGGCACGGGCACGTGGGGGCCCATCTCGTCGACGAGCGTCGTCGCGTCGGTGCCGAGCTCGGCGAGCGAGCGCTCCTCGAGCTGCTCCAGGCGCAGCCGCTGCTGGGCCCGGGCCACCTCGTCGCGGTGCACCTCGTCGGTGAGCTGCGCCAGCTCGGCGGCCAGCTCCTCCCGGCGGCGGCGGGCGTCCGCGGAGGTGGCCGCCCGCTCCTCGCGGGCCGCACGGGCCGCGGCGCGCGCGTCCGTGGCGACGGCGAGCGCCGTCGCGCAGCGCTCGAGGGCCGCGCGGGCGACCTCCTCGACGGCCGCGGCCACGGCGGCGTCACGGCGCCGCACCTGCTCGCGCTCGGCCGTGCGGCGGCGGGCCTCCTCCTCGCGACGCCGGGTGCGCTCGGCGGCCTCGACGCGGCCGGCGACGCCCCGCGCGCGCTCCTCGCCCGTGCGCAGGGCGAGCCGCGCCTCGGTCTCGGCGGCCCGGGCGGCGCGCGCGGCGGCGGCCAGCTCCTCGCGGCGCGCCTGGGCGGCCTCGGCGGTGGCCCCCTCGTCCCCGTCGTCCTCGCCCCCGGCGCCGGACGCGACGGCCGCCTCGGCCTCCGCGTGGCGGGCGGTCAGCTCGGCGAGCTGGGTCTCGTCGCGGTCGACGCCCTCGCGGGCCGCGGCCAGCGAGCGCTCGAGCCGCTCGGCCTCGGCCGTCGCGGAGCGCGCGGCGGCGCCGAGGGCGCCCAGCCGCTCGGCCACGGCCGCGAGGCGGGCGTCGGACTCGTGGAGGCGCTCGAGCGTCGCGGCGACGGCGTCGGCCGCCTCCTCGCGCCGTCCCGCCGCGGCCTGCCGGGCGAAGCGCGCCCGCTCGCCGCGGGCCACGGCGTCCTCGAGCGCCGCCCGGGCCTCGTCCGCCGCGGCCTGCACCTGGAGCAGCCCCGCGCCGTCGGACGACCCGCCGCGGGCGCCGGTGCGCGAGAGCCGGTCCCCGTCGGCGGTGACGACGACGAGGTCGCGGGCGGCCGGGTCGTCCGCGGTGCGCGCGAGCACCGCCCGCGCGGCGCCGAGGCCGTCGACGACGACGACGTCCGCCAGCAGCACGGCCACGGCCGCCCGGACCGACGGCTGCGCGGTGACGACGTCGAGCGCGGCGACCGGGGCGGTCCCCTCGGTGCCGGCCGCGAGGGCCGCGGCGACGGCGGGCGAGCGCGCGCCGTCGACCTCCTCCCCGGCGACGAGCAGGGACGCCGTGCCGGCGTCGTCCTCGCGCAGCAGCCGCAGCGCGTCGACGGCGACGCCGAGGCTCTCGACGGCCACGCCCTCGGCGGCCCCGCGCAGGGCCGCGGCGACGGCGGCCTCGTGCCCGGGCCGGACGGCGAGCAGCTCGGTCACCGGGCCGAGGACGCCCGGCAGCCGCCCCCCCGCCTCGAGGAGCGCGCCGGAGCCGTCCTTGCGGGCGAGGCCCAGCTCCAGCGCCTCGACGCGGGCGGCGGCGCTGCTGCGGTCGCGCTCGGCGGAGCGCTCGTCCTCGCGGGCCTCCTCGAGGGCGGCGTCGACGGCGGCCAGCGCCTCGGCGGCCTGCTCGTGGGCGTCGTCGAGGCCCTCCTCGCCCTCCTCGACGTCGGCGACCTGCGTCTCGAGGTGCGCGTGCTCGCGCTCGGCGTCCCGGCCACGGGCGCGGGCCCCGTCGAGGGAGTGCTGCAGGCGACCCACCTCGGCGAGCCCGGCGTCGCGGCGGCTGCGGCGTGCGGCGACGGAGCCGGCGAGGCGGGCCAGCTCCTCGCGGCGGTCCGCGGCGGCCCGGGCGAGGTCGGCGACGCGGCGCTCGGCCGCGAGCAGCGCCTCCTCGGCACCCGCCCGCTCGGCCTCCGCGGCGCGCAGGGCGGCGCGCGCGTCGGCCACCTCGGCGTCGAGGCCCGCGGCCTGCGCCCGCAGGCGCTCGACCTGGGCGCCGAGCTCGGCCGGGTCGGGCCCGGACGGCGCCTCCGCGGGCGCGCCGAGCAGGCGGCGTCGCTCGGCGGCGAGGTCGGCCGTGCCGCGCAGCTGCTCGCGCACCGACTGGAGCCGGGGCAGCACCTCCTCGGCGGCGGCGAGCGCCGGGGCGGCCGCGGCGTCGGCGGCCTCGACCTCGGCCAGCTCCTGCCGGGCCGCGGCGAGCGCGGCCTCGACCTGGGCGCGCCGCTCCCGCAGGGCGGTGTCGTCGACGGCGCCCGAGTCGAGGACCGCCCGGACCTGCGCGAGGTCGTCGGCGAGCAGTCGCGCCCGCGCGTCCCGCGCCTCGAGCTGGACGGTGCGCGCGGTCCGCGCGGCCTGGGCCTGCCGGCCGAGGGGTCCGAGCTGGCGGCGCACCTCGGCGGTGAGGTCCTGCAGCCGCGCGAGGTTGGCCTGCATCGCGTCGATCTTGCGGAGGGCCTTCTCCTTGCGGCGCCGGTGCTTGAGGACGCCGGCCGCCTCCTCGACGAAGCCGCGCCGGTCCTCCGGCGTGGCCTGCAGGACGGCGTCGAGCTGCCCCTGCCCGACGATGACGTGCATCTCCCGGCCGATCCCGCTGTCGGACAGCAGCTCCTGGACGTCGAGCAGCCGGGCAGGAGTCCCGTTGACGGCGTACTCGCTGCCGCCGCTGCGGAACATCGTCCGCGAGATGGTGACCTCGGTGTAGTCCAGCGGCAGCGCGCCGTCGGTGTTGTCGATGGTGAGCTGGACCTCGGCCCGCCCCAGCGGCGGCCGCCCGGGGGCGCCGTCCTTGCCGGCCGTGCCCGCGAAGATGACGTCCTGCATCGAGCCGCCGCGCAGCGTCTTCGCGCCCTGCTCGCCCATGACCCAGGCGAGGGCGTCGACGACGTTGCTCTTGCCGGACCCGTTGGGCCCGACGACGCACGTGATGCCCGGCTCCAGGCGCAGCGTCGTCGTCGACGCGAAGGACTTGAAGCCCTTCATGACGAGCGTCTTGAGGTGCACCGCCGTCCTCCCTCTCGCCGCCCGTGCGCCGCGGACCCTACCCGCCGCCCCCTGCCCGGCCGTGGCACCGAGCCTCTGCACGGGCGGCGGGATGCATCCCGCCGCCCGTGCAGAGCCTTCCGTCGTCCACAGGGGCACCGGCACGGGCTGCCGCGGCCGGGCACGCTCGGCGCCGTGCGACGGCGTCCTCTCCCCGCGACGCTCGTGCGGCGTGCGCGGGACCAGGCGGGGTGCCTCTCGAGGCCGCAGCTGCGGGCCCACGGCGTCGACGCGGACGCCGAGCGCCTGCGCGTGGAGAGCGGCAGGTGGCAGCGCGTCGGCCCGTGCGTGGTCGTCCTGCACGGGGGGCCGCTCGGACGCGAGGCACGGCTGTGGGCGGCCGTGCTGACGACGCCGGCGGCGGCCCTCGGCGCGTGGACGGCCCTGGAGGTCCACGGCCTCCGGGGGTGGGAGCGGGACCTCGTCCACCTCGTCGCCGACGCGGGACGGGGACGACGCCGGGCGCCCGGCACCCGCCTGTCCACGACCACCCGCCCCGCGGTCGTCCGGCTCCGCCGGGGGCTGCCCGTCCACGACGTCCCCCGGGCCGCCGTCGACGCCGCCGGCTCCTGCTCCACGGTGCGGGCCGCCGGAGGGCTCGTCGCCGCCGTCGTGCAGCAGCGGCTCACGACGACGGACCGGCTGCGGGCCGAGCTCTCCGCCGCGGGGCCGGTCCGGCACCGCGCCGCGCTCCGCTCGGTCCTCGAGGACGTCGCCGGCGGGGCGGGGTCGCTCGCCGAGGTCGACCTGGCCGTGCTCTGCCGTCGGGCGGGCCTGCCCGTGCCCCTGCGGCAGGCGGTGCGGGAGGACGCCACCGGCCGCCGTCGCTACCTCGACGCGGAGTGGCGGCGACCGGACGGCCGGCGTGTGCTGCTCGAGGTCGACGGCGTCGGTCACCTCGAGCAGTCGCAGTGGTACGACGACCTCCTCCGCGCCGCCGAGGTGTCGGTGCCCGGCGAGGTGGTGCTGCGGCTCCCCGCCCGCGCCCTCCGCGCCGAGCCGGCGCGGGTCGTCGCGCTGCTCCGTCGCCACCTCGTGCCGTGAGTCGAGGCTCTGCACGGACGGCGGGATGTATCCCGCCGTCCGTGCAGAGCCTCGGGCCTCAGGCCTCGCGGAACCCCGTGGTGCCCGGGCGGGCGGGCAGCTCCTGCACCGCGACGCCGGTGACGGAGCCGGGGCGGCGGCCGGCGGCGTCGACGCCGTCGGGCGCGCGGAGCAGGGCGACGAGGGCGTCGCAGGCGGCGCGGGGGCCCTGGGCGTCGACCTCGACGCGGCCGTCGGGGAGGTTGCGCGCCGTGCCGACGAGGCCGAGCTCGAGGGAGCGGGCGCGCGTCCACCAGCGGAAGCCGACGCCCTGCACGGTGCCGCGCACGTGGGCCAGCACCCGCACGACGGCCGCGTCACCGGCGTCGGCGCTCACCAGCGCGCCTTCCGCGGGACGGGCTGGCACCGGGGGCACCGGTGGGACGAGCGGTTCATGAAGGCCTCCCGGACGACGGCGGTGCCGCACCGCGGGCACGGCCGGCCGGCCTGCCCGTAGACGGCGAGAGAACGGTCGAAGTAGCCGCTGGCCCCGTTGACGTTGACGTACAGCGCGTCGAAGGACGTGCCGCCCTGCGCGAGGGCGTCGCGCATGACGTCGGCGACGTCGGCGACGAGACGGCGCACCGCCGGACGCGTGAGCGCGTCGGTCGGCCGGGCCCCGTGCAGCCGCGACCGCCACAGCGCCTCGTCGGCGTAGATGTTGCCGACGCCGGACAGGAGCGTCTGGTCCAGCAGCGCCCGCTTGACCCCGGTGCGGCGTGCGCGGACGCGCTCGACGAGCCGCTCGAGGTCGAGGTACGGGTCCAGCGGGTCGCGGGCCACGTGCGCCACCTCCGGCGGCAGCAGCGGCGCCGACGGCCCGTCGGCGGACGTCCCCGCGGGGAGGCCGTCCGGCGTGGGCACGAGCGGGACGACGAGGAGCCCGCCGAACATGCGCTGGTCGACGAAGCGGAGCTGGGTGCCGTCGTCGAGGTCGAGGCGCACCCGCAGGTGGCGCTCGGCCTCGGCGGCCGGGTCCTGGACGAGCATCTGCCCGCTCATGCCGAGGTGCGCCGAGAGGGCGTCGCCCGTGTCGAGCTGGAGCCACAGGTACTTGCCGCGGCGGACGGCGGCGTCCACGCGGGCGCCGGCGAGGCGCCCGGCGAAGTCGAGCGGGCCGGCGAGGTGACGGCGCACCGGCCGCGGGTGGAGGACGGCGACGTCCGTCACGGTGCGCCCGACGACGTGGGCGTCGAGGCCGCGGCGGACGACCTCGACCTCGGGGAGCTCGGGCACGGCTCAGGCCCGGGGGGCCGTCACGCCGGCCGCCTCCGCGAGGGCGTCCTCGCCGGTGCCGCCGAGCGCCCGCCACGCCGCCTCGGCGGCGTGCTGCTCGGCCTCCTTCTTGCTGCGCCCGGTGCCCGCGCCGCGGGGCTCGTCGGCGAGCACCACCTCGGCGGTGAAGGTGCGGGCGTGGTCGGGGCCCTCGCCGGTCACCCGGTACACGGGCGCGCCGAGGCCGAGGGTGGCGCCGAGCTCCTGCAGGCTCGTCTTCCAGTCCAGCCCGGCGCCGAGCGTCGCGGACGACGCGAGCAGCGGGTCGACGAGCCGGTGGACGAGCGCCCGCGCCTCGTCGAGGCCGGCCGACAGGTAGGCCGCGCCGATGACGGCCTCGACGGTGTCGGCGAGGATCGACGTCTTGTCGCGGCCCCCGGTGGCGGTCTCCCCGCGGCCCAGCAGCACGTGCTCGCCGAGGCCGAGGCCGCGGCCGACGCCG
The genomic region above belongs to Pseudokineococcus lusitanus and contains:
- a CDS encoding ABC transporter ATP-binding protein, with the protein product MQAVLQARGLTRRFGDATVLDGVDLDVRAGRMTGFVGANGAGKTTTMRILLGVLAPSAGEVLWDGRPMTAADRRDVGYMPEERGLYPKQRVAEQLVHLGRLHGMAAAAARTSVEQLLGRLDLAGRADDKLESLSLGNQQRVQVAAALVHGPTALVLDEPFSGLDPLAVDAMAGLLREEVARGVPVLFSSHQLDLVERLCDDVVVLAQGRRVAAGTVAELRARGGERVRLEVDPGSSADGGDLGWLRAVPGVRVLDVDGPRALFGVDEPGAEQHVLAEALRRGPVRAFAPDVPPLSEVFREVVR
- a CDS encoding response regulator translates to MSADAGTTRVLLVDDQALVRGGFRMILEVEPDLEVVGEAADGAHGVAEAARLRPDVVLMDVQMPGLDGIAATARVVAAGTGRVVVLTTFDSDEHLFAALRAGASGFLLKNADPDDLVAAVRAVARGHALLAPEVTRRVVERFAAPSGAAFRPELLADLTERERGVLVLLARGLSNAEIAAELFLGEATVKTHVSRVLLKLGVRDRVQAVVLAYESGLVRPGDDGG
- a CDS encoding ABC transporter permease, with the protein product MSTPTTTATGARPPAGRPSAQGTSARGAWRVVAQRELLVKLRDKVFVGSFVVLLVLSVAGVVAGAVLGGRTSTTELAVVAGDDRAAAVATTTGALLGPDEELRVVEVPDEAAAEAAVAAGDVDAALLPAATGEGLELVGDEEVGGALSSLVPVAAERDALERGAAAAGTTPEALLAGADVTERLLDPSEADPVATTLAPLVFGFLFYLVAIQFGMAIAQSVVEEKQSRVVEILAAVVPLRALLLGKVVANGALALAQVAVLAGVVLVGLAVTGNGALLAAVGAPVLWFVLFFVLGFVALACVWAVAGSVATRTEDLQATTTPLLVALLAAFYAGIFGSGWVLVVASYVPIASTVAMPTRLVAGEAAWWEPLLSAGLVLLAAVVLVRVGARLYERSLLRTDRRSSVRELLREQG
- the ftsY gene encoding signal recognition particle-docking protein FtsY; its protein translation is MELIIGIAVAALVVIGGGALALVRRARGKDVEELPPPRPRPGLDYAPGVGDDAQDPRDSATRTVEQLPPLDAVDASETPLPPADVVAEASGPDLDRPAPAAGRLVRLRERLSRSNTALGQGLLALLSRERVDEATWEEVEDTLLLADLGAGPTEELVERLRERVRVLGTRDADAVRELLAEELLAVVGEDVDRSLAVTPHDGRPAVVLVVGVNGTGKTTTVGKLARVLVAEDKDVLLGAADTFRAAAADQLQTWGERVGVPTVRAPGDSADPASVAFDAVRAGREGEVDVVLLDTAGRLQNKAGLMDELGKVKRVAEKALDGAGGVDEVLLVLDATTGQNGLQQAKVFSEVVQVTGIVLTKLDGTAKGGIVVAVQRQLGVPVKLVGLGEGADDLAPFEPRAFVDALLA
- a CDS encoding sensor histidine kinase — translated: MARPAAAPAADVPPGAPAAAAWVRPAPGRRGLLVDAGYAAVAVLACVLGLELTRAVAGMAAQLPQEVPGRVEDVAWTVLVALPLAVRRRLPLTAMVVSAGAFIGLGERYPASASTFTLNLTLFLVLLSGTAWARDRRRLAGVWVVVLVAMAGWYLLRVVLLPADVPATSSALVGLTALINVLYFAGALLGGRALWRAARDRDALARTAAELRREQGRTARAAVVAERLRIARELHDVVAHHVSTTGVQAAAARRVLERGPADEAALARATGALRQVEGSSRDAVAEMRDLLGVLRDPGEGARAGDGPAPAPERPQPSAQDLPALVEEVRARGLDVRLAVVGTPATLPATTGTTVHRLVQEALANVVRHSAAAGARVVVRWVAADGATPGHVEVEVVDDGPARTGTSGSGLGHRGMAERAALVGGAVETGRRPGGGYRVLARYPLVRAAGPVDRAVGDAAARPGVPA